The Geoalkalibacter sp. nucleotide sequence GGTGCCGCGCCTGCTCGATGAACCCGACGAGGCCCGTCGCACCAAGGCGCAGGTGCAGATCCGCAGCCTGGAGGAAGCCTTGGCCATGTTCAAGCTGCACAACGGTTTTTTCCCCACCACCGAGCAGGGTTTGCAGGCCCTGGTGACCAAGCCGGAAACGGGGCGCATTCCGACCAACTACAAGGACGGCGGCTATATTCGCCAGATCCCCCTGGATCCCTGGGGCAATCCCTACGTCTATCTGAGCCCCGGCGTGCATGGGGATTTCGATCTGATGTCCTATGGTGCCGACGGCGAACCGGGCGGCGAAGGCAAGAATGCCGACATTGAAAACTGGAATCTGCACTAGCCCGGACCGATTCACTGACGCGCGGGGCTTTACGCTCGCGGAACTGACGGTTGTCGTTTTTATCATCGCCCTGATTTCGCTTTTGACCCTGCCGCTTCTGGGGCGGGTCGGAAACGCCGATCTCAAGGCCGCGGGGCGCCAGCTCGCCGGTTCGGTCAAATATCTCTACAACGAAGCGGCCATGCAGCGCCTTACTCACCGCCTGAGTTTCGACCTCGATGCCGCCGTCATCTCCTCTCTGCGCCAGGAGGACAGCGGCGAATGGGTGCCCCTGCCGGGCAGGCGCGGCCACATCACCTTGCCCGGCTCGGTGCGCCTGAAAAACGTCGAGGTGATAGGCAAGGGACTGTTTTCCGCGGGCACGGTGTCCATGGACATCTTTCCCGTGGGCTGGCTGGAAGAAACGGTGCTGCACCTGGAAGACGGTCCGGCAAAAATGACGGTGCGATTTTCTCCCCTAATCGGCACCGCCGAATTTTACGACGGCCACCGCGAGTTCCGTTGATGGATCGCCTGCGCGAGCAACGGGGGTTTTCCCTGCTTGAAATCATGGTGGCCCTGGCCGTGGTGGCCATTGCCCTCACCACGCTGCTTGGCCTGGGCAATCGCTCCATCGGCGCGCAGGGCGAAATCCAGCGCCTGACCCAGGCCACCATGCTCGCCCAGCGCACCCTGAGCGAAGTGGAAACCTACTATACTCTCGGTCGAGAGGGCGAATTGGCCATGA carries:
- the gspG gene encoding type II secretion system major pseudopilin GspG, encoding MTKYLKHSQRGFTLIEIMVVVIILGILAGIVVPRLLDEPDEARRTKAQVQIRSLEEALAMFKLHNGFFPTTEQGLQALVTKPETGRIPTNYKDGGYIRQIPLDPWGNPYVYLSPGVHGDFDLMSYGADGEPGGEGKNADIENWNLH
- a CDS encoding type IV pilus modification PilV family protein, with the protein product MDRLREQRGFSLLEIMVALAVVAIALTTLLGLGNRSIGAQGEIQRLTQATMLAQRTLSEVETYYTLGREGELAMTGVFDEPFQEYRWEIEFSETLLPAVQQVDVRVLWGPAERMEKIDIASFVFRAGGSLRP
- a CDS encoding pilus assembly FimT family protein, with translation MPTLKTGICTSPDRFTDARGFTLAELTVVVFIIALISLLTLPLLGRVGNADLKAAGRQLAGSVKYLYNEAAMQRLTHRLSFDLDAAVISSLRQEDSGEWVPLPGRRGHITLPGSVRLKNVEVIGKGLFSAGTVSMDIFPVGWLEETVLHLEDGPAKMTVRFSPLIGTAEFYDGHREFR